GAAGATAATCGGAAAGGCGTTGTTCTAGAAATAAACGGGACCGCAGAGATAGGTTTCCATTTATTCCCTTTAGTTGGAAAAGCAAAAGATGTCCCTGGGGCAATCATAGATTATTACTTCCCGGAAACAAAAGGGAATGATAAATCTTACTTCTATTTTGATTATCCTTGCATGTTAGAACCGTTAAAGAAATATGCAGTAGATGAAATAAAAGTTATTCAAACGCCGTCAAATGACATGTATGCCAAAAAATATACAGTAACCGGAAAGGTAAACCGAACAGGTTATCTGAGTTTTATAAAAAGACAAGCACTGAAAAGCGATTTCTTTGGCTATGCGAAAAAAATAAATAAAAACACCGTAGAAATTTATCTTATCAGCAAGGAAAAAGAAGGACTGGATATATTTAAAAAGACAGTAGAAAAAGGAAATAAAAAATCCTCTGTTGAGAAGATAGAGGAGCAAGACCTTATTTATACGAATGAACCGAGAAAGACAGGTTTTCAAATTATTACAAAAACAAATCGTCTGTGAAGTAATCAGTATAACAAGTAAATAGAAGTTTTGATGATTTCAACTAATCTGCCAGAGATTGAGGTTAAAAAGGCATGAAACCTTTAAAATGAATAATATCTAAATCTATCTGTTGATATTTCCACAATTTACGTTCTAAGTTCGATATTTACCATTAGTAAAACAATTTCACCCCATCCTCTGGCAGATACATAAGGAGGCAGATTATGAAAGTAAAGGAATTAACCGGGCGGGTATTAAATCGTTCTAATCGAATGATCGTCCTAGAAGCTTACAAAAGAGGTGTGGAGATAACACCACTGCTGAATAAAAGGTTTAAAATGGAATACAATGGCAAGTCTTATTTAATTAGAAAAGGGATGATAGTAAACAGCTATAACACCCCGTTAGCTATTGAAGTAACGAACCGAAAAGAAATTACGAGCAGAATGTTGAGAGGAAAAGGATTCCCAGCTCCAGAGAATGTTGTATTCTCTAATAAAGATGTAGAGAGGGCTTGGTCATGGGCACAGCCAATTTTACCAGTGGTGATAAAACCATATAATGATGCAAAAGGCAAACATGTTTACGTAGAAATTACAAATTATAATGAATTTGTTCATTGTTTTCATAAAGTGGGAAAAAACCATAAAGAAGTATTGATTGAAGAATATATCAGCGGGAATGAATATCGTTTTACGTATGTAAAAAATGAAATTGTAGGTGTAGCTCGCCGGATTCCGGCCAATGTTACAGGTGATGGCATCTCAACTAT
The nucleotide sequence above comes from Oceanobacillus timonensis. Encoded proteins:
- a CDS encoding ATP-grasp domain-containing protein, with amino-acid sequence MKVKELTGRVLNRSNRMIVLEAYKRGVEITPLLNKRFKMEYNGKSYLIRKGMIVNSYNTPLAIEVTNRKEITSRMLRGKGFPAPENVVFSNKDVERAWSWAQPILPVVIKPYNDAKGKHVYVEITNYNEFVHCFHKVGKNHKEVLIEEYISGNEYRFTYVKNEIVGVARRIPANVTGDGISTIAELIEEKNKKREERKNPIHIKIHLDEEIERVLSKSNYTYNTIPEDGEMVYLRSNSNVSTGGDAIDVTDEINFEIKEAVRKAVRSIPGVRICGVDVLINGDNIHILEMNVGPLGPMLTMHHFPWVGKKRNVIEKVVDALFPETAKPDKT